One genomic segment of Luteimonas galliterrae includes these proteins:
- a CDS encoding peptidoglycan DD-metalloendopeptidase family protein codes for MDLPYRTRDFISFRPGLAAIVLASIGIAAGAGARTGIGSIEVDQLQAKLDSQQAQFDQVRTHAKQEVNAMAARLAELQAEANRLNALGERLTRIGQLQDGEFDFDKPVGVGGAGPVRDMKPGELHDGLDQLQAQLQSSGGQLTLLESLLFNRQLDQNAVPSRMPIANTYITSGFGGRADPFGGGSQYHKGIDFKANVGDPVTAVADGVVSYSGVRSGYGNVIEIDHGNGYVTRYAHNSKLLLKVGDLARAGQTIAKAGSTGRSTGAHVHLEVWQNGAVVNPRKFLGEQGNGLKRG; via the coding sequence ATGGACCTGCCCTATCGCACGCGCGATTTCATCTCCTTCCGTCCCGGCTTGGCCGCGATCGTATTGGCCTCCATCGGCATCGCTGCCGGCGCAGGCGCCCGCACCGGCATCGGCAGCATCGAAGTCGATCAGCTGCAGGCCAAGCTCGACAGCCAGCAGGCGCAGTTCGATCAGGTCCGCACCCACGCCAAGCAGGAAGTGAACGCCATGGCCGCGCGCCTGGCCGAACTGCAGGCCGAAGCCAATCGTCTGAATGCGCTGGGCGAGCGCCTGACCCGTATCGGTCAGTTGCAGGACGGCGAATTCGATTTCGACAAGCCGGTCGGCGTCGGCGGCGCCGGCCCGGTCCGCGACATGAAGCCCGGCGAGCTGCACGACGGCCTGGACCAGTTGCAGGCGCAGCTGCAGTCCTCCGGTGGCCAGCTGACCCTGCTTGAGTCGCTGCTGTTCAACCGGCAGCTCGACCAGAACGCGGTGCCGTCGCGTATGCCGATCGCCAACACCTACATCACCTCCGGCTTCGGCGGCCGCGCCGATCCGTTCGGCGGCGGCAGCCAGTACCACAAGGGCATCGATTTCAAGGCCAATGTCGGCGATCCGGTGACCGCGGTGGCCGATGGCGTGGTGAGCTATTCGGGCGTGCGCTCGGGCTACGGCAATGTGATCGAGATCGACCACGGCAACGGTTACGTCACCCGTTACGCCCACAACTCCAAGTTGCTGCTGAAGGTCGGCGACCTGGCGCGGGCCGGGCAGACCATCGCCAAGGCCGGTTCCACGGGCCGTTCCACCGGCGCCCACGTGCATCTGGAAGTGTGGCAGAACGGCGCTGTCGTCAACCCCCGCAAGTTCCTGGGCGAGCAGGGCAACGGCCTCAAGCGGGGCTGA
- a CDS encoding DUF721 domain-containing protein — MTGPGSRDDRGSAPQPALNALLAGPAGDPVRRALWLDALDQRLRPCLPSELAAHVRLANVDPDGKLVLLAEAPVWAAKLRLAAAEVLDAARSLGLGATGLVVKTTTNPLIDKPSRVEKTVKPMSTASRDALRAALDSLQDPDSAEPGERS; from the coding sequence ATGACCGGCCCCGGATCCCGCGACGACCGCGGTTCGGCGCCCCAGCCCGCGCTGAACGCGCTGCTGGCGGGCCCGGCCGGCGATCCCGTGCGTCGAGCCCTGTGGCTGGATGCCCTGGATCAGCGCCTTCGGCCCTGTCTGCCCTCCGAATTGGCCGCGCATGTGCGGCTGGCCAATGTCGACCCGGATGGCAAACTGGTCTTGCTCGCCGAGGCCCCGGTTTGGGCGGCCAAACTCCGGCTTGCGGCTGCCGAAGTGCTCGACGCTGCCCGGTCCCTCGGGCTCGGTGCGACCGGCCTTGTCGTTAAAACGACGACTAACCCGTTGATTGATAAGCCATCACGGGTGGAAAAGACGGTCAAACCGATGTCGACGGCCTCGCGTGACGCCCTGCGAGCCGCCTTGGATTCCCTGCAAGATCCCGACTCCGCGGAACCTGGAGAACGCTCCTGA
- the lpxC gene encoding UDP-3-O-acyl-N-acetylglucosamine deacetylase, with translation MLRQRTLKNVIRATGVGLHSGEKVYLTLRPAPADAGVVFRRVDLSPVVEIPAAADLVNETTLCTGLAREGAKVQTVEHLMSALAGLGVDNVYVELSSAELPIMDGSAGPFVFLLQSAGIVEQDAPKRFIRIKRPVEVREGDKLARFTPYEGYKLGFTIEFDHPMIPAAQSHAELDFSTMAYIQEVSRARTFGFMRDLEFMRERNLGLGGSMDNAIVLDEFRVLNDDGLRYADEFVRHKILDAVGDLYLAGHAIIGAYEGYKSGHALNNKLVRALQADAAAWEVVTYPDRSVAPPLYGELAHA, from the coding sequence ATGCTGCGTCAACGCACCCTTAAAAATGTCATTCGCGCCACCGGCGTGGGCCTGCACAGCGGCGAGAAGGTTTATCTCACCCTGCGTCCGGCCCCGGCCGATGCCGGTGTCGTGTTCCGTCGCGTGGATTTGAGCCCTGTGGTCGAGATTCCGGCCGCCGCCGATCTGGTCAACGAGACCACGCTGTGCACCGGCCTGGCCCGCGAAGGCGCCAAGGTGCAGACCGTCGAACACCTGATGTCGGCCCTGGCCGGCCTGGGCGTGGACAATGTCTATGTCGAGCTGTCGTCGGCCGAGCTGCCGATCATGGACGGCTCGGCCGGTCCGTTCGTGTTCCTGCTGCAATCGGCGGGCATCGTCGAACAGGACGCCCCCAAACGCTTCATCCGCATCAAGCGTCCGGTGGAAGTGCGCGAAGGCGACAAGCTGGCGCGCTTCACGCCGTACGAAGGCTACAAGCTCGGCTTCACCATCGAATTCGACCATCCGATGATCCCGGCCGCGCAGTCGCACGCCGAGCTGGATTTCTCGACCATGGCCTATATCCAGGAAGTCAGCCGCGCCCGTACCTTCGGTTTCATGCGGGATCTGGAATTCATGCGCGAGCGCAACCTCGGCCTGGGCGGCTCGATGGACAACGCCATCGTGCTGGACGAATTCCGGGTGTTGAACGACGACGGCCTGCGTTACGCCGACGAATTCGTGCGCCACAAGATCCTGGACGCGGTCGGCGACCTGTACCTGGCCGGCCACGCCATCATCGGCGCCTACGAAGGCTACAAATCCGGCCACGCCCTCAACAACAAGTTGGTCCGGGCCCTGCAGGCCGATGCCGCCGCCTGGGAAGTGGTCACCTATCCCGACCGATCGGTCGCGCCTCCCCTCTACGGCGAGCTGGCCCACGCCTGA
- the ftsZ gene encoding cell division protein FtsZ, protein MAHFELVEKMAPNAIIKVVGVGGGGGNAVAHMVNSSVDGVEFITANTDAQAIKNCGSKLQLQLGTNVTKGLGAGANPEVGRQAALEDRERIMDALAGADMVFITAGMGGGTGTGAAPVVAQLAKEMGILTVAVVTKPFPFEGRRRMQVALKGIEELSHHCDSLITIPNEKLITVLGRNATMIQAFRAANDVLQGAVQGIADLIVRPGLINVDFADVRTVMSEMGLAMMGTGHARGDDRAQAAAESAIQNPLLDDVNLSGANGILVNITAGPDFTMAEFDEVGRTIENFASEDATVVIGTVLDPDMQDEVKVTVVATGLNRVAARQHVRVQEHEPMRTPIKLVRNATTGQPDFDAMSHVDPAPMPGFGGLRNRSVAADPAPAVADLPGDYLDIPAFLRRQAD, encoded by the coding sequence ATGGCGCATTTCGAACTGGTTGAGAAAATGGCCCCGAACGCGATCATCAAGGTCGTGGGCGTGGGCGGCGGCGGCGGCAACGCGGTCGCGCACATGGTCAACAGCAGCGTCGACGGGGTGGAATTCATCACCGCCAACACCGACGCGCAGGCGATCAAGAACTGCGGTTCCAAGCTGCAACTGCAACTGGGCACCAACGTCACCAAAGGGCTGGGCGCGGGCGCGAATCCCGAAGTCGGCCGCCAGGCGGCGCTGGAAGACCGCGAACGCATCATGGACGCGCTGGCCGGCGCCGACATGGTGTTCATCACCGCGGGCATGGGCGGCGGCACCGGCACCGGTGCGGCGCCCGTCGTCGCGCAACTGGCCAAAGAGATGGGCATCCTGACGGTCGCGGTGGTCACCAAGCCGTTCCCGTTCGAAGGCCGCCGCCGCATGCAGGTGGCGTTGAAGGGCATCGAGGAACTGTCGCACCACTGCGATTCGCTGATCACGATTCCGAACGAGAAGCTGATCACGGTGCTCGGCCGCAACGCGACGATGATCCAGGCCTTCCGCGCCGCCAACGACGTGCTGCAGGGCGCGGTGCAGGGCATCGCGGACCTGATCGTGCGCCCGGGCCTGATCAACGTCGACTTCGCCGACGTGCGCACCGTGATGAGCGAGATGGGTTTGGCGATGATGGGCACCGGTCACGCCCGCGGCGACGACCGCGCCCAGGCGGCGGCCGAAAGCGCGATCCAGAATCCGTTGCTGGACGACGTCAACCTGTCCGGCGCCAACGGCATCCTGGTCAACATCACTGCAGGTCCGGACTTCACGATGGCCGAGTTCGACGAAGTGGGCCGCACCATCGAGAACTTCGCTTCCGAAGACGCGACCGTGGTGATCGGCACCGTGCTGGATCCGGACATGCAGGACGAGGTCAAGGTGACCGTGGTCGCCACCGGCCTCAACCGCGTGGCTGCGCGCCAGCACGTGCGCGTGCAGGAGCACGAGCCGATGCGCACGCCGATCAAGCTGGTACGCAACGCCACCACCGGCCAGCCGGATTTCGACGCGATGTCGCATGTCGATCCGGCGCCGATGCCCGGCTTCGGCGGCCTGCGCAACCGCAGCGTGGCGGCGGACCCGGCTCCGGCCGTGGCCGACCTGCCGGGTGACTACCTGGACATCCCGGCCTTCCTGCGCCGGCAGGCGGATTGA
- the ftsA gene encoding cell division protein FtsA has protein sequence MNRKGDKSLIVGLDIGTSKVVALVGEYSPGNPIEVIGIGSHESRGLKRGVVVDIESTVQSIQRAVEEAELMAGCEIRSVYASISGNHVQCRNSPGIVPIRDGEVSYSDLDRVLEAAKAVAIPADQKILHAIAREYVLDDSQEGIRNPVGMTGVRLEVHAHLVVCAQSAAANVSKCVQRCGLQIDDLVLSSLASSTAVLTNDERELGVALVDIGAGTTDLAVFVQGAICHTASLPIAGDHVTNDIAHMLRTPTPEAEQIKVRYACALAQLATAEESIQVPSVGDRPPRRLPRHSLAQAVQGRYEEIFEMVQAELRRSGFEELVRAGMVLTGGASKMEGVVELAEEMLQMPVRVGIPQHVSGLGEVVGNPVHATGVGLLLMGSQLENPRRPSIPTGRAGSLFNKLKDWYRGEF, from the coding sequence ATGAACCGCAAAGGCGACAAATCGCTGATCGTCGGGCTCGACATCGGCACATCGAAAGTGGTCGCGCTGGTCGGCGAGTATTCGCCGGGCAACCCGATCGAAGTCATCGGCATCGGCTCGCACGAATCACGCGGGCTCAAACGCGGCGTGGTGGTCGACATCGAATCGACCGTGCAGTCGATCCAGCGCGCCGTCGAAGAGGCCGAACTGATGGCCGGCTGCGAGATACGCTCGGTGTACGCGTCGATCTCCGGCAACCACGTGCAGTGCCGCAATTCGCCTGGGATCGTGCCGATCCGCGACGGCGAAGTCAGCTATTCCGACCTGGACCGCGTGCTGGAAGCCGCGAAAGCGGTCGCGATCCCGGCCGACCAGAAGATCCTGCACGCGATCGCGCGCGAGTACGTGCTCGACGACTCGCAGGAAGGCATCCGCAACCCGGTCGGCATGACCGGCGTGCGCCTGGAGGTGCACGCGCACCTGGTGGTCTGCGCGCAGTCGGCCGCGGCCAACGTCAGCAAGTGCGTGCAGCGCTGCGGCCTGCAGATCGACGATCTGGTGTTGTCGTCGCTGGCCTCCAGCACCGCGGTGCTGACCAACGACGAACGCGAGCTCGGCGTGGCGCTGGTCGACATCGGCGCCGGCACTACGGACCTGGCCGTGTTCGTGCAGGGCGCGATCTGCCACACCGCGTCGCTGCCGATCGCCGGCGATCACGTCACCAACGACATCGCGCACATGCTGCGCACGCCCACGCCCGAGGCCGAGCAGATCAAGGTGCGTTACGCCTGCGCCTTGGCGCAGCTGGCGACGGCGGAAGAAAGCATCCAGGTGCCCAGCGTCGGCGATCGTCCGCCGCGTCGGCTGCCACGCCACTCGCTGGCGCAGGCGGTACAGGGCCGTTACGAAGAGATTTTCGAAATGGTGCAGGCCGAATTGCGCCGCTCCGGCTTCGAGGAGCTGGTCCGCGCCGGCATGGTGCTGACCGGCGGCGCTTCGAAGATGGAAGGCGTAGTCGAACTGGCCGAGGAGATGCTGCAGATGCCGGTGCGCGTGGGCATCCCGCAGCACGTGTCGGGCCTGGGCGAAGTGGTCGGCAATCCGGTGCATGCCACCGGCGTGGGCCTGCTGCTGATGGGCAGCCAATTGGAGAACCCGCGGCGGCCGTCGATACCGACCGGCCGCGCGGGCAGCTTGTTCAACAAATTGAAGGATTGGTACCGGGGCGAGTTTTAA
- a CDS encoding cell division protein FtsQ/DivIB, with the protein MSAMLRFFAWALALALVALPVVAVVNGWVGAERFPLRKLRVTSQFERVDPQLLRQTVLPYAKQGFFAVQLDDAQNAVSKLPWVDRAEVRKHWPDVLEIRLIEHAPFARWGRDRLLSQQGRLLPVKGIDVPKGLPQLDGPDARTADVVALYNESRAMFASSGIGVLGIALDPRGSWSLTLDNAAQVVVGRGDEDARSRLARFSRLLPRLLEQQQKPLLRADLRYTNGFALSWGDAPPPAAAVAPSTPPTASGSGSGTPRGKT; encoded by the coding sequence ATGAGCGCGATGCTGCGCTTCTTCGCCTGGGCGCTGGCGTTGGCGCTGGTCGCGCTGCCGGTGGTGGCGGTGGTCAACGGCTGGGTCGGCGCCGAGCGTTTCCCGCTGCGCAAGCTGCGCGTCACCAGCCAGTTCGAGCGCGTCGATCCGCAATTATTGCGGCAGACCGTGCTGCCTTACGCCAAGCAGGGCTTCTTCGCCGTGCAACTCGACGATGCGCAGAATGCGGTCAGCAAGCTGCCGTGGGTGGACCGCGCCGAAGTGCGCAAGCATTGGCCCGACGTGCTGGAGATCCGCCTGATCGAGCACGCGCCGTTCGCGCGCTGGGGCAGGGATCGCCTGCTTTCGCAGCAAGGCCGATTGTTGCCGGTCAAAGGCATCGACGTGCCCAAAGGCTTGCCGCAGCTCGACGGACCGGATGCGCGCACCGCCGATGTGGTGGCGCTGTACAACGAATCTCGGGCGATGTTCGCCAGCAGCGGCATCGGCGTGCTCGGCATCGCGCTCGATCCGCGCGGCAGCTGGTCGTTGACCCTCGACAACGCCGCGCAGGTCGTCGTCGGCCGCGGCGACGAGGATGCGCGCTCGCGGCTCGCGCGCTTCTCGCGATTGCTGCCGCGGCTGCTGGAGCAGCAGCAAAAGCCGCTGCTGCGCGCCGACCTTCGCTACACCAACGGTTTCGCATTGAGCTGGGGCGATGCGCCGCCGCCGGCCGCGGCCGTTGCGCCTTCAACTCCACCCACCGCGAGCGGCAGCGGAAGCGGTACGCCGCGAGGAAAGACATGA
- a CDS encoding D-alanine--D-alanine ligase has translation MTKQIAPLRIKDPTAFGRVAVLMGGASSEREVSLDSGRNVLEALRSRGVDANGVDGIPNLLRELQDKQFDRVFNILHGGDGENGVLQGLLQTLGVPYTGSGVLGSALAMDKIRTKQVWLSLGLPTPRYLRLQKSGDVHAAARELGLPVIVKPSLEGSSVGVSRVFDDAGLDAAVELAARYPGELLMEQLIEGDELTVTILGGVALPSIRIVPAGEYYDYHAKYVAEDTQYLCPGLSGPDEDEIRRLASAAFEAAGCTGWGRVDVMRDRGGRLYLLEANTAPGMTSHSLVPKAARQVGIEFDELCWRILEMTLPEAGS, from the coding sequence GTGACGAAACAGATCGCCCCGCTGCGCATCAAGGACCCGACCGCCTTCGGCCGCGTCGCCGTGCTGATGGGCGGCGCGAGTTCCGAGCGCGAAGTGTCGCTCGACTCCGGCCGCAATGTGCTCGAGGCGTTGCGTTCGCGCGGCGTCGACGCGAACGGCGTCGACGGCATCCCCAATTTGCTGCGCGAACTGCAAGACAAGCAATTCGACCGCGTGTTCAACATCCTGCACGGCGGCGACGGCGAAAACGGCGTGCTGCAGGGCCTGTTGCAGACGCTGGGGGTGCCGTACACCGGCTCGGGCGTGCTCGGTTCTGCGCTGGCCATGGACAAGATCCGCACCAAGCAGGTGTGGTTGTCGCTTGGGCTGCCGACGCCGCGTTACCTGCGCCTGCAAAAGAGCGGCGATGTGCATGCCGCTGCGCGCGAACTCGGTTTGCCGGTGATCGTCAAGCCTTCGTTGGAAGGGTCGAGCGTCGGCGTGTCGCGTGTCTTCGACGATGCGGGCCTCGATGCCGCCGTCGAATTGGCCGCGCGTTATCCGGGCGAATTGTTGATGGAGCAATTGATCGAAGGCGACGAGCTGACGGTCACCATTCTCGGCGGCGTCGCCTTGCCGTCGATCCGCATCGTGCCGGCCGGCGAGTACTACGACTACCACGCCAAATACGTCGCCGAGGACACGCAGTATCTGTGCCCGGGATTATCGGGTCCGGATGAGGACGAGATCCGGCGCCTCGCTTCGGCCGCGTTCGAAGCCGCCGGCTGCACCGGCTGGGGCCGCGTCGACGTGATGCGCGACCGCGGCGGCCGCCTGTATCTGCTGGAAGCGAACACGGCGCCGGGCATGACCAGCCATTCGCTGGTGCCCAAGGCCGCGCGCCAGGTCGGCATCGAGTTCGACGAACTGTGCTGGCGGATCCTGGAGATGACCCTGCCGGAGGCCGGATCATGA
- the murC gene encoding UDP-N-acetylmuramate--L-alanine ligase, which produces MHTRRMQDSGDLAAAYRRVHFVGIGGVGMSGIAEVLCTLGYQVSGSDNADNAVTRRLAKLGAAVHRGHAAANVLGTDCVVVSSAIKHDNPELMEARAQRIPIVPRAEMLAELMRFRRGIAVAGTHGKTTTTSLTASVLGEGGIDPTFVIGGQLLAAGANARLGGGQWLVAEADESDGSFLRLNPLIAVITNIDADHLENYGGDFAQVQAAFEEFLHRLPFYGLAVLCVDDPEVAALAAKTPRHVMAYGFAEEADVRAENVVQDGARMRFDLCLPDGSRTPATLALPGRHNVQNALAAAAIGWQLGVPADAIVRALENFAGIGRRFNLLAELKTGTGARVQLVDDYGHHPKELEAVFAAARGGWPGKRLVVAFQPHRYSRTRDLFDEFAAVLSNVDALVLTEVYPAGEAPIAGADAKSLARAIRARGRIDPVVTNGAGDLAALLPDVLQDGDLLLMMGAGDIGYAAQQLAAHGFEGNKK; this is translated from the coding sequence ATGCACACCCGGCGCATGCAGGACAGCGGCGACCTCGCCGCCGCCTATCGCCGCGTGCATTTCGTCGGTATCGGCGGCGTCGGCATGAGCGGCATCGCCGAAGTGCTGTGCACGCTCGGCTATCAGGTGTCCGGATCGGACAACGCCGACAACGCGGTTACCCGGCGCCTGGCCAAGCTCGGCGCGGCGGTGCACCGAGGCCACGCCGCGGCCAACGTGCTCGGCACCGATTGCGTGGTCGTGTCGAGCGCGATCAAGCACGACAACCCCGAACTGATGGAAGCGCGCGCGCAGCGCATCCCGATCGTGCCGCGCGCCGAAATGCTGGCCGAGCTGATGCGCTTCCGCCGCGGCATCGCGGTCGCCGGCACGCATGGCAAGACCACCACCACGTCGCTGACCGCCAGCGTGCTGGGCGAGGGCGGCATCGATCCGACGTTCGTCATCGGCGGGCAGCTGCTCGCGGCTGGCGCCAACGCGCGCCTGGGCGGCGGCCAGTGGCTGGTGGCCGAGGCCGACGAGAGCGACGGCAGCTTCCTGCGCCTGAATCCGCTGATCGCGGTGATCACCAATATCGACGCCGACCATCTGGAGAATTACGGCGGCGATTTCGCGCAGGTGCAGGCCGCTTTCGAGGAATTCCTGCATCGGCTGCCGTTCTACGGGCTGGCGGTGCTGTGCGTAGACGATCCGGAAGTCGCCGCGCTCGCGGCGAAGACGCCGCGCCACGTGATGGCGTACGGTTTTGCGGAAGAAGCCGACGTGCGCGCCGAGAACGTCGTCCAGGACGGCGCGCGCATGCGTTTCGACCTGTGCCTGCCGGACGGTTCGCGCACGCCGGCGACGCTGGCGCTGCCGGGCCGCCACAACGTGCAGAACGCGCTGGCCGCCGCGGCGATCGGCTGGCAGCTCGGCGTGCCCGCCGATGCGATCGTGCGCGCGCTGGAGAATTTCGCCGGCATCGGCCGCCGCTTCAATCTGCTCGCCGAACTGAAGACCGGCACCGGCGCACGCGTGCAGCTGGTCGACGATTACGGCCACCATCCGAAAGAACTCGAAGCCGTATTCGCCGCCGCGCGCGGGGGTTGGCCCGGCAAGCGTCTGGTCGTCGCCTTCCAGCCGCACCGCTACAGCCGCACCCGCGATCTGTTCGACGAGTTCGCGGCGGTGCTGTCGAACGTCGATGCGCTGGTGCTGACCGAGGTCTATCCGGCCGGCGAAGCGCCGATAGCCGGCGCCGACGCGAAGTCGCTGGCGCGCGCGATCCGCGCGCGCGGTCGCATCGACCCGGTGGTGACCAACGGCGCCGGCGATCTGGCGGCACTGCTCCCCGACGTGCTGCAGGACGGAGACCTGCTGCTGATGATGGGCGCCGGCGACATCGGTTATGCCGCGCAACAACTGGCCGCGCACGGATTCGAAGGGAACAAGAAGTGA
- the ftsW gene encoding putative lipid II flippase FtsW codes for MSTAFLDTPRQATRLDAIQGRFDPWLLGAAIALACLGVIMVASSSIAIAENDGVGPFYYLTRHVVFLGAGCGLAVWAMRTELKSVEQKNQWLLLLCFVLLLLVFVPGIGKSVNGARRWINLGVSNFQAVEAVKLMYVVWLASYLVRFRDEVNATWVAMLKPIGVAVLLVALLIMQPDFGSLSLILAITAGMLVLGGVHMPRMFGPVLIGLPVLAAIAIAEPYRVRRFTSFLDPWADQLGSGYQLTNALMAVGRGEWFGVGLGGSVQKLNFLPEAHTDFILAVIGEELGFVGVCLVIGLYALLVGRAFWIGLRCVEMRRHFAGYCAFGIALWISLQSFVSIGVNLGLLPTKGLTLPLISSGGSSVLMTCAALGLLLRVSYELDRAERQVARLRGEAAQPSAGTPPTAQPAPADIAPARGTSRLRQRTEPTLGLRKGA; via the coding sequence ATGAGCACGGCCTTCCTAGACACGCCACGACAGGCCACCCGGCTCGACGCCATCCAAGGCCGGTTCGACCCGTGGCTGCTCGGCGCCGCGATCGCGCTGGCCTGCCTGGGCGTGATCATGGTCGCGTCCAGCTCGATCGCGATCGCGGAGAACGACGGCGTCGGTCCGTTCTATTACCTGACGCGGCATGTCGTGTTCCTCGGCGCCGGCTGCGGCCTGGCGGTGTGGGCGATGCGCACCGAATTGAAATCGGTGGAGCAGAAGAACCAGTGGCTGCTGCTGCTGTGCTTCGTGCTGCTGCTGCTGGTGTTCGTGCCCGGCATCGGCAAGAGCGTCAACGGCGCGCGGCGCTGGATCAACCTGGGCGTGTCCAATTTCCAGGCCGTGGAAGCGGTCAAGCTGATGTACGTGGTGTGGCTGGCCAGCTATCTGGTGCGCTTCCGCGACGAGGTCAACGCGACCTGGGTCGCCATGCTCAAGCCGATCGGCGTCGCGGTCCTGCTGGTCGCGCTGCTGATCATGCAGCCGGACTTCGGTTCGCTGTCGCTGATCCTGGCGATCACTGCCGGCATGTTGGTGCTGGGCGGCGTGCACATGCCGCGCATGTTCGGCCCGGTGCTGATCGGCCTGCCGGTGCTGGCGGCGATCGCTATCGCCGAACCGTACCGCGTGCGCCGTTTCACCTCGTTCCTGGATCCGTGGGCCGATCAGCTCGGCAGCGGCTACCAGCTGACCAATGCGCTGATGGCGGTCGGCCGCGGCGAATGGTTCGGCGTCGGCCTGGGCGGTTCGGTGCAGAAGCTGAACTTCCTGCCCGAGGCGCATACCGATTTCATCCTGGCGGTGATCGGCGAAGAACTCGGCTTCGTCGGCGTGTGCCTGGTGATCGGCCTGTATGCGCTGCTGGTCGGCCGTGCTTTCTGGATCGGTTTGCGTTGCGTCGAGATGCGTCGCCACTTCGCCGGCTATTGCGCGTTCGGCATCGCGCTGTGGATCAGCCTGCAGAGCTTCGTCTCGATCGGCGTCAATCTCGGCCTGCTGCCGACCAAGGGCTTGACCTTGCCGCTGATTTCGTCCGGCGGTTCCAGCGTGCTGATGACCTGCGCCGCGCTGGGCCTGTTGTTGCGCGTGTCCTACGAGCTGGATCGCGCCGAACGCCAAGTCGCGCGTTTGCGCGGCGAAGCGGCCCAACCTTCGGCCGGCACGCCGCCGACCGCGCAACCTGCGCCGGCCGACATTGCGCCCGCGCGCGGCACCAGCCGTCTGCGGCAGCGCACCGAACCGACGCTCGGATTGAGGAAGGGCGCATGA
- the mraY gene encoding phospho-N-acetylmuramoyl-pentapeptide-transferase, translating to MLLELTRWLQQLESLFGLFAYLTFRGILAALTALFLSLWLGPAVIRKLAQYKGGQPIRQDGPQTHFSKAGTPTMGGALILITVLLSVLLWGDLRNRYVWLVLAVMLAFGAIGWYDDWIKIVKRDPNGLKSRWKYLAQSVFGLAAGLFLFYTADAPAATTFYIPFFKAVALPLVGITFVAIAYFWIVGFSNAVNLTDGLDGLAIMPTVLVACALGVFAYASGNAVFSNYLQIPQVPGAGELVIICAAIAGAGLGFLWFNTYPAMVFMGDIGALALGAVLGTVAVIVRQELVLVVMGGIFVIETLSVMIQVASFKLTGKRVFRMAPIHHHFELKGWPEPRVIVRFWIISVILVLVGLATLKVR from the coding sequence ATGCTGCTTGAACTCACGCGCTGGCTGCAGCAGTTGGAAAGCCTGTTCGGGCTGTTCGCCTACCTCACGTTCCGCGGCATCCTGGCCGCGCTCACCGCGCTGTTCCTGTCGCTGTGGCTGGGACCGGCGGTGATCCGCAAGCTGGCGCAATACAAGGGCGGCCAGCCGATCCGGCAGGACGGCCCGCAGACGCATTTCTCCAAGGCCGGCACGCCGACCATGGGCGGCGCGCTGATCCTGATCACCGTGCTGCTGTCGGTGCTGCTCTGGGGCGACCTGCGCAACCGCTACGTGTGGCTGGTGCTGGCGGTGATGCTCGCGTTCGGCGCGATCGGCTGGTACGACGACTGGATCAAGATCGTCAAGCGCGATCCGAACGGGTTGAAATCGCGCTGGAAATACCTGGCGCAGTCCGTATTCGGCTTGGCAGCGGGCCTGTTCCTGTTCTACACCGCCGACGCGCCCGCCGCGACCACGTTCTACATCCCGTTCTTCAAGGCGGTGGCCTTGCCGCTGGTCGGCATCACCTTCGTCGCGATCGCTTATTTCTGGATCGTGGGCTTTTCCAACGCGGTCAACCTGACCGACGGCCTCGACGGCCTGGCGATCATGCCCACGGTGCTGGTGGCCTGCGCGCTGGGCGTGTTCGCCTACGCTTCCGGCAATGCGGTGTTCTCCAATTACCTGCAAATTCCGCAGGTGCCCGGCGCCGGCGAGCTGGTGATCATCTGCGCGGCCATCGCCGGCGCGGGGCTCGGTTTCCTGTGGTTCAACACCTATCCGGCGATGGTGTTCATGGGCGACATCGGCGCGCTGGCGCTGGGCGCGGTGCTCGGCACCGTGGCGGTGATCGTGCGCCAGGAATTGGTATTGGTGGTGATGGGCGGCATCTTCGTCATCGAAACGCTGTCGGTGATGATCCAGGTGGCCTCGTTCAAGCTCACCGGCAAGCGCGTGTTCCGGATGGCGCCGATCCACCACCACTTCGAACTCAAAGGCTGGCCCGAGCCGCGCGTGATCGTGCGCTTCTGGATCATCTCGGTGATCCTGGTCCTGGTCGGCCTGGCCACGTTGAAGGTGCGCTGA